The genomic stretch GTTTCTTTTATCCTCCCCGATTTATTGTTTCCATCCCATTTATGAGGAGACTCAATATCTCGCCATTCTGTTGTTCAGGGTCTGTTTTTACACGATGGGGAAACTCCACATGTCCACCGACATCAGAAAGAGTTTACTGGGGTGAGTCACTACTTGTGTTCCTCCTTCCATTGATAGCATCATATTATCTGCTGAACTACACTGTACTATGTGATGCATTGTCAGTCCCTTCATCTATTCTGGTTGTCTAAGCTGGTTAACCCGTTGACCTCgttgggtgggtaggtgggatGCGAATTAAACCTAACTTTGGTTTTAAGAGTAGATGTAGTCCTCAAACTCAACAGCAACATCATGGTATGTATTTTCAATGTTGCAGGATACGCTGGTGGACCGCTCTGGACTCACACAGGGTCAGGATCGAACCTCTTGTGTCTGCCTTCGAACCCTGTGTACGATGACCTGCAGCGAACCTCATGCGGCCCGTCCACTGTATACGGGGTGGAGTACCATGTGTGTCCTGACCCTAAACATTTCTCGGATGCCGTTTGTGCAGTGTGCAGGTATTTTCAACTATTTCCTTTATTGAGGAcgttgataatgatgatgacgacgacgatgacgatgatgattgtatAGTACCTTTTTAAGTTCTCTGGTCTGTTCAGTTTGTTAGTCTTGTTCTGGTAGAGGAGGCtacatattttttgttcttcttaaaCTCATCAACAACGACTACCGCAATGATCGTTATGGTGGGTCTTCAGATGTTATTTCCTTATTAGGAAGAGGATTGTTAATGAACGACACTGGTATTGATGTTAGTCACTTGACCTGTCGATGACTTAGAGAATAATAATGCTGATGCACATCAACAGTAATAATTCCCCTCACGCTCTCATCAGGTCAGAACATGCGACCACCATCATGATACCGGCTACCAATGTCTGTCCGCCTACGTGGACGAAGGAgtacacaggtcacgtgatggcaGGGTACGGGGACTACAAGGCATCCTCCGACTACGTCTGCATCGACGACAGTATGGAGGTGCGAGCAGGGGGAGGACAGGGGCTTGACAGTCAGCGCCTCTATTACACGATATCCATGTGCGGTAGTCTGCCCTGCCCACCATACCAGAACGAGAAGATTCTCacctgtgtcgtctgctccaaaTAGCTCGGCCTCATGACCGACATCAATGCTTCAAACGGAATGAGAAAATGGAATTCATTGAACGCTTTACACAGTAGTTATGA from Pomacea canaliculata isolate SZHN2017 linkage group LG8, ASM307304v1, whole genome shotgun sequence encodes the following:
- the LOC112570349 gene encoding short-chain collagen C4-like; this translates as MSLQSIGMFICFIICVCTQFTPGYLEGSSGNTEQKWRPNSYHERFDFIDDQVRQLLQLLRNGNEKEQESLLLLEKAANNLEAVQKRTKVIILKERLSSLANDVAALRSSVESGRRLTGSVFTRWGNSTCPPTSERVYWGYAGGPLWTHTGSGSNLLCLPSNPVYDDLQRTSCGPSTVYGVEYHVCPDPKHFSDAVCAVCRSEHATTIMIPATNVCPPTWTKEYTGHVMAGYGDYKASSDYVCIDDSMEVRAGGGQGLDSQRLYYTISMCGSLPCPPYQNEKILTCVVCSK